The DNA window cagagatggttgtcctggctcagtttggccgggcggtcagctctaggaagattcttggtggtttaaaacttcttccatttaagaatgatggaagccactgtgttcttggggaccttcaatgctgcagaaatgttttggtacccttccccagatctgtgcctcgacactattctgtctcggagctctacggacaattccttcaacctcatggcttggtttttgctctgacatgcactgttaactctggtaccttatatagacaggtgtgtgcctttctaaatcatgtccaatcaattgaatttaccataagtggacttcaatcaagtttaatctattttagaataaggctgtaatgtaacaaattgtggaaaaaggaaagaggtctgaatgctttccgaatgcactgtacataaggATTTTGTTACATGTGAATAACCACAAATAAGTGATCCATAAGCAGTACTTAAGTTGTGTTTACAAAATTCTTATGTCAAGTTGATCATTTCAGCACATCACTGAGTTTGTGCGGTACAATGAAACTAATGCAATAGTCCCAAAAGTTCAAACTCAAAGCTAAATTAAAGCTCAGCTATTTGACATGTATTTGACCTCAGACTGCTAACTGGGCATTGTGTTTGTATAATAAAAGCACGTTTGTGTATATTTTCTGTAAATGCATGTGATTAAGAGTTCCTGTAACATGAATGTTTTAATGAAATTATTAAGTGTTAGATTTGAATTGATGTCTAACTCGTTCTGATTCTTTATAAACCTCAAGTGTGTTTACTCATTAGTAAATTTATCATAGGCTGAAGTGACTGACTATCCATTCATTGAGTTTATTAGACAGTGCAATAGACATACAGCCACACCACACACCAATGCAAATGAAGACATATGACCTAGTCATATTTTACAAAACAGAGTTGATGCACAAGAATAAAGCAGGAAAGCATGTGGCCTTTTCTATTCCTTCATGGTTTGTGGTTTCTCCTTCCCCTCCAATCAGCCACGCCTccaattaacacacacacacaaccaacaacgcctccacacacacacacaaccagctaCGCTTgatcacacagacaaacatacacaaCCAGCCATGCCTCTGGCCTGCAGACTGCTTCCGTTGCCTAGCAACCCCCCGAGAAGGGCGGGAACGGAGGAGGTTCGGCTTCCGAGGTAATTACAGAGTACACACCAGCAGACATGTTTCTGTGGCaccgcaggtgtgtgtgtgaagagacgGCAAAACTGTGCATTTGAAATAATCTCAGTGACCACCATCACAGGACCAGACTACTGTCACACTCACAACACAgcggagagaaagaaaaataggGAAGAGAGATTGCCAAAGTTATCAGAGCAACTTCATAGCAAGAAGTCAGTGTTTACACTTTAGAAAATGACTCAACGGAACACACACAGCTGGGAGCAGTGATAGAGACTGGTTTAGACTGATTTCATCACTTTATTTAAAGTGTTATGCAGGCAaagtctttttttctcttttcacTTCTTTAACCCCAGTCACACAACACATTTGTACAAAGCTGATTTAAAAATATCAATAAAATATCAATAATCAAGAACCTGCAGCCTTGGAGGCCAGATTAATCATCATGAAGATCCACAAACTGCTTAGAAAAACATTTTACAAATGAGATGTCACTAGAAAATATGAAAGAAAACTGGTTGTCACACAAAATATTACCGAAAACATCCACATCTGGTTGGCATATCAACCACTTCATTTTCAAATATTAATTTTTATCATTTTTTtgctttcatattttttttttaaacatattatGGCGCGTTAAGAGTAGTAGAAATGACGGGCCGCAGTCATGACAACGACAGATGTAACAAAATAAGTTTACGATGAATTAAAAAGAGAAAACAGCACTAAAAGGCAacatgctgtacacacacacacacctctgatcaACGCGTACGATACACTCCAGCAAAAGGCAGATATTAAAATAGAACAGATAATAAATTAGCTGTACACAGTAATCATCTGTGTCAAAATGTACTGGGGGGGTTAAGAAAATAAAGAGCTAAAAATACAATTCAAAACGTATGCACTGACACTAACATAGAGCCACATCACCAAACACTTGTCATAACAACCACATAGTAAAAACatccacccttctctctccctttctctccccttctcctcatGCCTCACCCTTCCCCCcactacatgtgtgtgtgtgtgtgtgtgtgtgtaatactgcTTGTTTTAAGGCGTTGTAGTACCAGGACTCACACACAGGGGGCTCTACCTTCACAATGCAGAGAAAACAGCACCAACGTCAAATCACACTGGAACTCTACCACTCTTAATAGAGTATCTCTAATCACTTGAAATATCGTGAATATATATTATTTGAAATATGTCTAATTACTGAAATGTATATTGTTTATCTCAGACGTTGATACTTTACACAACTTCAGGGTTCAGATACGATGATTGAGTCACATTATTGCTGGATTCTAAACTGGTTCTGGTACAGACAACAGCTGCTGCTCTGAGTTTCAGTGGGAGCACTGTGTGTTTTGACATTAGTACTGCTTATTGACACTGTCTtacccacccaccaaccccaGGAGAGCTACTTCTTAAAGGTGCACTCAGCAATATGGCATCAAGCAGGAAATCACCCCGCTGTGTACGATGATGTCATATTGCTGAGTGCACCTTTAACGCTGTGAGCTGACTGGCTGTTTCATACCAGGGAAACCTTTTTCTCTACTGTCATTAATGTAAACATGGTTTCACTAGGATTGTCTTATAGTATTGCTTTCACTAAACAGCCTGTTGCAGAAAGCTAGATTGTTCGTTTTATAGAAACTATTCATATTTGAAATGCAGAGCGTTTCTTTAGGAATGCATCATTTATACATATGTTCTATGTGTTTTTTCAAACCTTTAGAGGTCTACTCCTCTTTTTCTGGTCTTTCTTCAGTAAGAGTTTATCAGACTGGTCTTTACCTGAACTATAGTCCTGTTGAAccggaatacacacacacacacacacacacacacacacacacacacacacacacacacacacacacacacacacacacccctgctccTCTCATCTGTCTGTCCTACAGTCTGGACCATGCCACATTTCATGTTTcttcatcataatcatcattacAGTATTAGCAGAGGAACATCTTTGTGCATAGAGATACAATTGCTGTGTTTCAAATGGCAACCTagctatttgggacacaaccaatgTCTCTTCTTGATGTTTGACAACTCCAGGGTTCTGTCATGTGCTAGTTTAATTAGCCTATCTAAAATGGCATTCTCTTCCCTACATAACAAACTACTCAGaaggctctggccaaaagtagtgcactatataagggataGGGTGCGAGTTTAgattagaaatctatattatacCTTTTCCCCTGACCTCTATTCTGTTATAAACACCATTCTACTAATTCATACCTTTAGTCTGTCGTTAGATTAATTCATTAGTTTAGATTCAGATTCCTCCCTCTGTTTATGTAATATTCAGTTCATCATATTTCTTCTTTttgaaaacattaaaaaaaatagacCACCTGACCTCCACAGCCACAGCATAACCATGGAGACCAACCAGGAAGTTAGCTCTCCCTGCTTTATCCCTAAACAGGAAGTGGTCACTGGTCACTACTCaaactcctcctcttcctcctcttctctctccatttgATTGGGCGAGGAGGCTGTTGGAGTGGCGGGGGCTGAGTCCTGGGAGAGTGTCTCCACAGTTACGATGCGAGGGGAGGAGCCTAAACCCTGGTTGGAATCTTCCATGTCTTCAGTGGTGATGATGGCGAGAGAAGCCCCTCCCTTCTTGTTCTGGTGGGTTTTGATGTGTTTGGAGAGATGGTCGCTACGCATGAAACGCTTACTGCACTCTGGACACTCAAACCTCTTCTCACCTGGAGGATGGGGACATCTGAATAAGAACAACATAGACACAGgacataactgtgtgtgtgtgtgtgtgtgtgtgtgtacctgtgtgtgtccgtctgtgtctCTGCAGTTCGTCCGAGCGTGTGAACCTCTTGCCACAGAAGATCCAGTTACAGACGAAGGGTCGTTCTCCTGTGTGCCAGCGGAGGTGAGCTCTCAGGTGACTGGTCTTACCTGGTAGATAGAATATTATTACAGATTGGTAATATCAAATTAATATTCTATATTTTATTGGTTCCATAGACTAGTACATCTCTATTTTATACAGTATTGACTGGTACATCTCTATTTTATACAGTGTAGATGGGTAAATCTCTATTTTATACAGTATTGACGGGTAAATCTCTATTTTACAGTGTAGATGGGTAAATCTCTATTTTATACAGTATTGACGGGTAAATCTCTATTTTACAGTGTAGATGGGTAAATCTCTATTTTATACAGTGTAGATGGGTAAATCTCTACTTTATACAGTGTAGATGGGTAAATCTCAAATTCATACAGTATAGACTGGTCTTACCGTCGACCTTTCCACAGTATAGACTGGTCTTACCGTCGACCTTTCCACAGTATAGACTGGTCTTACCGTCGACCTTTCCACAGTATAGACTGGTCTTACCGTAGACCTTTCCACAGTATAGACTGGTCTTACCGTCGACCTTTCCACAGTATAGACTGGTCTCACCGTCAACCTTTCCACAGTATAGACTGGTCTTACCGTCGACCTTTCCACAGTATAGACTGGTCTCACCGTCGACCTTTCCACAGTATAGACTGGTCTCACCGTCGACCTTTCCACAGTATAGACTGGTCTTACCGTCGACCTTTCCACAGTATAGACTGGTCTGTCCGTCGACCTTTCCACAGTATAGACTGGTCTCACCGTCGACCTTTCCACAGTATAGACTGGTCTTACCGTCGACCTTTCCACAGTATAGACTGGTCTCACCGTCGACCTTTCCACAGTACAGACTGGTCTTACCGTCGACCTTTCCACAGTATAGACTGGTCTTACCGTCGACCTTTCCACAGTATAGACTGGTCTCACCGTCGACCTTTCCACAGTATAGACTGGTCTTACCGTCGACCTTTCCACAGTATAGACTGGTCTCACCGTCGACCTTTCCACAGTACAGACTGGTCTTACCGTCGACCTTTCCACAGTATAGACTGGTCTCACCGTCGACCTTTCCACAGTACAGACTGGTCTTTCCGTCGACCTTTCCACAGTACAGACTGGTCTCACCGTCGACCTTTCCACAGTATAGACTGGTCTCACCGTCGACCTTTCCACAGTATAGACTGGTCTTACCGTCGACCTTTCCACAGTATAGACTGGTCTCACCGTCGACCTTTCCACAGTACAGACTGGTCTTACCGTCGACCTTTCCACAGTATAGACTGGTCTCACCGTCGACCTTTCCACAATATAGACTGGTCTTACCGTCAACCTTTCCACAGTACAGACTGGTCTTACCGTAGACATTTCCACAGTATAGACTGGTCTTACCGTAGACCTTCCCACAGCCTTCCATGTGACACACATGCTGCTTCTTCTTAGATGGGTCTCCACTggtcctgcaacacacacacacacagtcagagagagacagtgagagtgtgcatgtgagtgtgtatgtgtgtagtaccTCCCCTCTCCGTCCCTACAGTTAGGACAGGAGCACGCCACCCTGCGGAGCCTCTTGCTGGGTGGTCCTTCCTGGTCCGACGAACTCTGGACAGAACCCATCTGGTCTGGGCTTAGCGACGACCCTGCCACGTTACCCATGGTTACCTTTACTGGGGACGACTGGACCTTAACCCCGCCCTCCTGACCCTGCAGCTGACCTGGTGGTAGAATagactatttttatttattggaTAATTAAAGTAATAGGCTGCTCCAGCCGGAGACATTACATTCATTAAAAATGATTTTGGATAAAAACACAAAGGCCAGAGGCGTATTTcaattatggtacagtagaatagaaaataattgcggcacagtagaatatcattatggcacagtagaatatcattatggtacagtagaatatcattacagcgcagtagagtagaatatcattatggtacagtagaatatcattatggtacagtagaatagaatatcattatggtacagtagaatagaatatcattatggtacagtagaatatcattatggtacagtagaatagaatatcattatggcacagtagaatatcattacagcgcagtagagtagaatatcattatggtagagtagaatataattatggtacagtagagtagaatatcattatggtacagtagaatagaatatcattatggtacagtagaaaatcattatggtacagtagaatatcattacggtacagtagaatatcattatggtacagtagaatagaatatcattacggtacagtagaatagaatatcattatggtacagcagaatatcattacggtacagtagaatatcattacagcgcagtagagtagaatatcattatggtacagtagaatatcattatggtacagtagaatagaatatcattatggtacagtagagtagaatatcattatggtacagtagaatatcattatagtagagtagaatatcattacggtacagtagaatatcattatggtacagtagaatagaatatcattatggtagaatagaatatcattatggtagaatagaatatcattacggtacagtagaatagaatatcattatggtacagtagagtagaatatcattatggtacagtagaatagaatatcattatggtacagtagaatagaatatcattacggtacagtagaatagaatatcattatggtacagcagaatatcattacggtacagtagaatatcattacagcgcagtagagtagaatatcattatggtacagtagaatatcattatggtacagtagaatagaatatcattatggtacagtagagtagaatatcattatggtacagtaga is part of the Salmo trutta chromosome 34, fSalTru1.1, whole genome shotgun sequence genome and encodes:
- the LOC115173889 gene encoding late embryogenesis abundant protein ECP63-like, which encodes MSTVRPVCTVERLTVRPVYIVERSTVRPVYTVERSTVRPVCTVERSTVRPVYTVERSTVRPVYTVERSTVRPVYTVERSTVRPVCTVERSTERPVCTVERSTVRPVYTVERSTVRPVCTVERSTVRPVYTVERSTVRPVYTVERSTVRPVYTVERSTVRPVYTVERSTVRPVCTVERSTVRPVYTVERSTVRPVYTVERSTVRPVYTVERSTDRPVYTVERSTVRPVYTVERSTVRPVYTVERSTVRPVYTVERSTVRPVYTVERLTVRPVYTVERSTVRPVYTVERSTVRPVYTVERSTVRPVYTVERSTVRPVYTV